From a region of the Rhodococcus sp. 4CII genome:
- a CDS encoding methylenetetrahydrofolate reductase, which produces MTFDSVRGRASDGWVTRTPSIVDRIRSSGDGRVPFSVEFSPPRDEAAEARLWRAVREFERMGPAFVSMTYGAGGSTRDRTVRVTGQLAEETTLLPVAHLTAVSHSVDELRSMVGAYADRGISNILVLRGDPPGDPLGEWQKHPDGVEYAEELVRLVRDLGDFHVGVASFPEGHYRAPDLAHDTRYLVSKLRAGAEYSITQMFFDVDDYLRLRDRVSAYDPEQGAKPIIPEIMPITSLGSVRRMLELSGSSLPAHLEKRLATAAGDGPDENRAAVREIGIDLATEMSERLIAEGAPGLHFITLNFARATSEVLARLGDKVGSGVAAPHPVTPTPVS; this is translated from the coding sequence GTGACATTCGATTCCGTCCGGGGGCGGGCCAGCGATGGCTGGGTAACCCGCACCCCGTCCATCGTCGACCGGATCCGGTCGTCCGGCGACGGTCGGGTCCCCTTCTCCGTCGAGTTCTCGCCGCCTCGCGACGAGGCCGCCGAGGCTCGTCTGTGGCGTGCCGTCCGCGAGTTCGAGCGCATGGGTCCGGCCTTCGTGTCGATGACCTACGGCGCCGGCGGGTCGACGCGCGACCGCACGGTTCGCGTCACCGGTCAGCTCGCCGAGGAGACCACACTGCTGCCGGTCGCGCACCTGACGGCCGTGTCGCACAGCGTCGACGAACTGCGATCGATGGTCGGCGCGTACGCCGACCGCGGAATCAGCAACATCCTGGTCCTGCGCGGCGACCCGCCCGGCGACCCGCTCGGCGAATGGCAGAAGCACCCGGACGGCGTCGAGTACGCGGAAGAACTGGTCCGCCTCGTCCGGGACCTCGGCGACTTCCACGTGGGTGTGGCGTCGTTCCCGGAAGGTCATTACCGCGCACCCGACCTCGCGCACGACACCCGGTACCTGGTGTCGAAGCTGCGGGCCGGCGCCGAGTACTCCATCACGCAGATGTTCTTCGATGTCGACGACTATCTGCGCCTCCGCGACCGGGTGTCGGCGTACGACCCCGAGCAGGGCGCCAAGCCGATCATTCCCGAGATCATGCCGATCACGTCGCTGGGATCGGTTCGACGGATGCTCGAACTGTCGGGGTCGAGTCTCCCGGCGCACCTCGAGAAGCGGCTCGCCACGGCGGCCGGGGACGGTCCGGACGAGAACCGCGCCGCCGTGCGGGAGATCGGCATCGACCTCGCCACCGAGATGAGTGAACGACTCATCGCGGAGGGTGCCCCGGGTCTGCACTTCATCACCCTGAACTTCGCCCGCGCCACCAGCGAGGTGCTGGCCCGGCTCGGCGACAAGGTCGGCTCCGGTGTCGCGGCTCCGCACCCGGTCACGCCGACCCCGGTCAGCTGA
- a CDS encoding glycosyltransferase, producing MTSASIPRIVGAGSLISVLGLAVAATNLRRTPRLPSAAGPISESVTVCIPARDERDRLPDLIGDLRRSSGVPDLRVLVYDDASTDGTATVAEAACAADPRFSVVRGTLDPPPGWVGKPAACHRVSEHAVAQGRDGPGILVFLDADVRLRPDALAAGCAALRASGAALVCPWPFQQAGSTTEALVQPLLAWSWAATLPVRVANGSRRPSTVVACGQFMVFDAAAYRGVGGHRAVADSLTEDLDLARLIRRRGLRTELFVAGAAASCRMYDDARALRTGYDRWLWTAFGSRVGAAAVLGVAHVAYVVPAVALATGRGRVRRWGAVGYLAATASRLCARALERGDRLTVADVACACAHPVSVVAVTALMVSSHRSHRRGRTRWKGRTLS from the coding sequence GTGACCTCCGCGTCGATCCCACGCATCGTCGGGGCCGGTTCGCTGATTTCCGTCCTCGGGCTCGCCGTGGCGGCCACCAACCTGCGCCGCACCCCGCGTCTCCCCTCCGCGGCCGGCCCGATCAGCGAATCCGTCACCGTCTGCATTCCGGCCCGCGACGAGCGTGACCGGTTGCCGGACCTGATCGGCGACCTGCGGCGCTCGAGCGGCGTCCCCGATCTCCGGGTGCTCGTCTACGACGACGCCTCCACGGACGGGACTGCCACCGTCGCGGAAGCCGCATGCGCGGCGGACCCCCGGTTCTCCGTCGTGCGGGGCACGCTGGACCCGCCGCCCGGCTGGGTGGGCAAACCCGCGGCCTGCCATCGGGTGAGCGAGCACGCCGTCGCGCAGGGCCGGGACGGACCCGGAATTCTCGTGTTCCTCGACGCCGACGTGCGGTTGCGCCCGGACGCCCTGGCCGCCGGGTGCGCCGCGCTGCGGGCGTCGGGCGCCGCCCTGGTCTGTCCGTGGCCGTTCCAGCAGGCCGGATCGACCACGGAGGCGCTGGTGCAACCGCTGCTCGCGTGGTCGTGGGCGGCGACCTTGCCCGTTCGCGTGGCCAACGGGTCGAGACGACCGTCGACGGTCGTGGCCTGCGGGCAGTTCATGGTCTTCGACGCCGCCGCATATCGCGGGGTCGGGGGTCACCGGGCTGTCGCGGACAGCCTGACCGAGGACCTGGACCTCGCGCGCCTGATCCGCCGACGGGGTCTGCGAACGGAACTGTTCGTCGCCGGCGCGGCAGCGTCGTGCCGGATGTACGACGACGCGCGCGCACTACGCACCGGCTACGACCGCTGGCTGTGGACCGCGTTCGGCTCCCGCGTCGGCGCTGCCGCGGTACTCGGTGTTGCACATGTGGCGTACGTCGTGCCCGCGGTCGCCCTTGCGACGGGCCGGGGGCGCGTGCGCCGGTGGGGCGCGGTGGGATATCTGGCGGCGACGGCGTCCCGGCTGTGTGCGCGTGCTCTCGAGCGTGGCGACCGCCTCACCGTCGCCGACGTGGCCTGCGCGTGCGCGCACCCGGTGTCCGTCGTCGCGGTCACGGCACTGATGGTGTCGTCGCACCGCAGTCACCGTCGCGGGCGCACCCGGTGGAAGGGCCGGACTCTCAGCTGA
- a CDS encoding LppM family (lipo)protein, whose product MQLPSVPTSTRSRRAASLAVLGLLLVPFLAGCLRVQVSMGVSADDRVSGQIVAAAVPANDQDKGPQLTPPVSLSDKVRIQEYKKDGYVGSQAFFSDLTFGDVQQLGTMSEQATGSFQISLQRTGDLVTLDGKADLSSVPAQGSDVQFTIAFPARVATTNGTREGDSIVSWKLPAGDTSTIRAEVRYSDPSTRSFAGWAGIMAGVTLGVAVIVGALAWLARNKDPVAGSRRTKDHSEV is encoded by the coding sequence GTGCAGCTGCCTTCGGTTCCCACCTCGACCCGCTCGCGGAGGGCCGCGTCCCTCGCCGTCCTCGGTCTCCTCCTCGTCCCGTTCCTCGCAGGTTGCCTGCGAGTGCAGGTGTCGATGGGCGTGTCCGCCGACGACCGGGTCTCCGGCCAGATCGTGGCCGCCGCCGTGCCCGCGAACGATCAGGACAAGGGTCCCCAGCTCACGCCCCCCGTCTCGTTGTCGGACAAGGTGCGCATCCAGGAGTACAAGAAGGACGGCTACGTCGGCAGCCAGGCGTTCTTCAGTGACCTCACCTTCGGCGACGTGCAACAGCTCGGCACCATGTCGGAGCAGGCCACCGGGAGTTTCCAGATCTCGCTTCAGCGCACCGGCGACCTCGTCACCCTCGACGGGAAGGCCGACCTCAGTTCGGTGCCCGCGCAGGGCAGCGACGTGCAGTTCACGATCGCGTTCCCGGCCCGCGTCGCCACCACCAACGGCACCCGCGAAGGCGACTCCATCGTGTCGTGGAAGCTGCCCGCCGGCGACACCTCGACGATCCGGGCCGAGGTGCGCTACTCCGATCCCAGCACGCGCAGTTTCGCGGGCTGGGCGGGCATCATGGCCGGCGTCACGCTGGGGGTCGCGGTGATCGTCGGGGCACTGGCCTGGCTGGCCCGCAACAAGGACCCGGTGGCCGGCAGCCGTCGCACGAAGGACCATTCGGAGGTGTGA
- a CDS encoding carotenoid biosynthesis protein has product MNSRVPVVLAGAAIAAQILYPLVHGGTRDVVTVCVVALLAATAVAHATVTRGGRWAAGLVVVTAGLGLVSEVAGTTTGFPYGCYDYAVDRLGPALAGVPLVVPFAWTAGFYPVWCVASVLARGPHRRAARIALTTVGVVGWDLYLDPQMVADGQWHWCVTDAGLPGIEHIPLTNYAGWLLVATVMAIAVDGIDRRLGTGTRHRDGVPIGVFVWTWLGSALAHTVFLHAPELRYSAVYGWCAMGILGVPLLVTMLGPRSRRPGCHDTHPHA; this is encoded by the coding sequence ATGAACTCCCGCGTTCCCGTGGTCCTCGCGGGCGCGGCGATCGCGGCGCAGATCCTCTACCCGCTGGTACACGGCGGGACCCGCGACGTCGTCACGGTGTGCGTGGTCGCGCTGCTCGCCGCGACGGCCGTCGCCCATGCGACGGTGACCCGGGGCGGACGGTGGGCGGCCGGACTGGTCGTCGTGACCGCGGGGCTGGGTCTCGTCTCCGAGGTCGCCGGGACGACCACCGGCTTCCCGTACGGGTGCTACGACTACGCCGTCGACCGGCTCGGGCCCGCACTCGCCGGGGTTCCCCTCGTCGTGCCGTTCGCCTGGACGGCCGGCTTCTACCCGGTGTGGTGTGTGGCATCCGTGCTCGCACGCGGCCCGCACCGGCGGGCTGCCCGGATCGCTCTGACGACCGTAGGGGTCGTCGGCTGGGATCTGTATCTCGACCCGCAGATGGTCGCGGACGGCCAGTGGCACTGGTGTGTGACGGACGCCGGCCTGCCCGGCATCGAGCACATTCCGCTGACGAACTACGCGGGGTGGCTTCTCGTCGCGACTGTGATGGCGATCGCCGTCGACGGGATCGACCGTCGTCTCGGCACCGGCACCCGGCACCGCGACGGCGTCCCGATCGGAGTGTTCGTGTGGACGTGGCTGGGGTCGGCGCTGGCCCACACGGTCTTCCTGCACGCCCCCGAGTTGCGGTATTCCGCGGTCTACGGGTGGTGCGCGATGGGAATCCTGGGTGTTCCCCTGCTCGTGACCATGCTGGGGCCGCGCTCCCGGCGGCCCGGGTGCCACGACACGCACCCTCACGCCTGA
- a CDS encoding NAD(P)/FAD-dependent oxidoreductase, whose translation MIDAVVVGSGHNALVSACYLARSGWSVEVIERDTVLGGAVSTVARFPGYRVDRGSSAHIMVRHTGIVEELDLGAHGLRYLDCDPWAFAPGPAGTDRPGIVFRRSLDRTCRSIEESCGAADADAYRRFVGVWGPRSARVMRAFSKPPTGPALLSSFWGLDTGDGGSDLSRQFLGSGDALLDEYFDDERLKAALAWFGAQSGPPMSEPGTAPMVGFAALMHTVPPGRAVGGSGALTAALASRLRSDAGTVTLGDSVTSLNHDGGTWTTRTSSGREIRSRTVVAGCHVLTTLGLLERGGFDPQTLARWRRRIRVGPGIGMVVRLATDALPAYPSAPEDSVTHGLQLLVSDRAHLRLAHGAALAGELPPRPAVLGMSFSGLDPTIAPPGRHQVTLWSQWQPYRLSGGRRWSDVAQSEADRIVAEIDRLAPGFTESVLDRHVQSPQDLEDEMGLLGGNVMHVEMSLDQMMMWRPLPELSRHRVPGAERLYLTGASTHPGGGVSGASGRSAARVALHDDRRGLARVWRRR comes from the coding sequence GTGATCGACGCGGTGGTGGTCGGTTCGGGACACAACGCCCTCGTGTCGGCGTGTTATCTCGCGCGGTCCGGGTGGTCGGTCGAGGTGATCGAACGCGACACCGTTCTCGGCGGTGCGGTGTCGACGGTGGCGCGCTTTCCCGGATACCGGGTCGACCGCGGGTCGTCCGCCCACATCATGGTCCGCCATACCGGGATCGTCGAGGAACTCGACCTCGGAGCGCACGGTCTGCGGTACCTCGACTGCGATCCTTGGGCGTTCGCCCCGGGCCCCGCGGGTACGGACCGGCCCGGGATCGTCTTCCGCCGGAGCCTCGACCGGACCTGCCGCTCGATCGAAGAGTCCTGCGGAGCGGCGGACGCCGATGCGTACCGCCGGTTCGTGGGCGTGTGGGGTCCGCGCAGCGCACGCGTCATGCGGGCGTTCTCGAAACCGCCGACCGGGCCCGCGCTGCTCTCGTCGTTCTGGGGACTCGACACCGGCGACGGCGGCAGCGACCTCTCCCGGCAGTTCCTCGGTTCCGGCGACGCACTGCTCGACGAATACTTCGACGACGAACGGCTCAAGGCCGCCCTCGCGTGGTTCGGCGCCCAGTCCGGCCCGCCGATGTCGGAGCCGGGGACGGCACCGATGGTCGGTTTCGCCGCCCTGATGCACACCGTTCCACCCGGCCGCGCCGTCGGCGGCAGCGGCGCCCTGACCGCGGCGCTCGCGTCCCGGTTGAGGTCCGATGCCGGCACGGTGACACTCGGCGACTCGGTCACGTCGCTGAACCACGACGGCGGCACGTGGACGACGCGGACGTCGTCGGGCCGCGAGATCCGCTCCCGCACGGTGGTCGCGGGCTGCCACGTGCTGACGACCCTCGGCCTTCTCGAACGAGGCGGCTTCGACCCGCAGACCCTCGCCCGGTGGCGTCGCCGGATCCGCGTCGGCCCGGGAATCGGAATGGTGGTGCGGCTGGCCACCGACGCCCTCCCCGCCTATCCGAGTGCGCCCGAGGACTCGGTGACCCACGGGCTCCAGCTCCTGGTGTCCGATCGCGCACACCTGCGGCTCGCGCACGGCGCCGCCCTCGCCGGGGAGCTTCCGCCGCGACCGGCGGTTCTGGGAATGAGCTTCAGCGGGCTCGATCCCACCATCGCACCCCCGGGCAGGCACCAGGTGACGCTGTGGTCGCAGTGGCAGCCCTACCGGCTGAGCGGCGGGCGGCGGTGGAGCGATGTCGCCCAGTCGGAGGCCGACCGGATCGTCGCGGAGATCGACAGGCTCGCACCCGGTTTCACCGAGTCCGTCCTCGACCGGCACGTGCAGTCGCCGCAGGACCTCGAGGACGAGATGGGGCTGCTCGGCGGCAACGTCATGCACGTCGAGATGTCGTTGGACCAGATGATGATGTGGCGCCCGCTCCCCGAACTGTCGCGACACCGGGTTCCCGGCGCCGAACGCCTCTACCTGACGGGGGCGTCGACGCATCCGGGCGGTGGGGTGTCCGGCGCGAGTGGCCGCAGCGCCGCACGCGTCGCACTCCACGACGACCGGAGGGGTCTGGCGCGGGTGTGGCGCCGGCGATGA
- a CDS encoding N-acetyltransferase, with product MRPVDTNADQTPLVVELSATEFRDRLHEALSIYVAAMGYPHGTEYHRAPMWNEHVQRSGWRGVGALVPAGDGSADGEAARLVAVAYGYRGAPEQWWHQQVRSGLRHTGWSRDQIDVILGNYFELTELHVHPDAQGHRLGETLLLRLLDHRPERGVLLSTPEVADEDNRAWRLYRRLGFRDVLRHFRFAGDNRPFAVLGRGLPL from the coding sequence GTGAGACCGGTCGACACGAACGCTGACCAGACTCCGCTCGTGGTCGAACTCTCGGCCACCGAGTTCCGCGACCGCCTGCACGAGGCGCTGTCGATCTACGTCGCCGCCATGGGCTATCCCCACGGCACCGAGTACCACCGGGCGCCGATGTGGAACGAGCACGTGCAGCGATCCGGGTGGCGTGGCGTCGGCGCGCTCGTCCCGGCCGGCGACGGCTCCGCCGACGGCGAGGCCGCCCGCCTCGTGGCCGTCGCCTACGGCTACCGCGGGGCACCCGAACAGTGGTGGCATCAGCAGGTCCGCTCCGGTCTGCGCCACACGGGGTGGTCCCGCGACCAGATCGACGTGATCCTCGGCAACTACTTCGAACTCACCGAACTCCACGTCCACCCAGACGCCCAGGGACATCGGCTGGGCGAGACCCTCCTCCTCCGCCTCCTCGACCACCGACCCGAACGGGGTGTGCTGCTCTCCACGCCGGAAGTGGCGGACGAGGACAACCGCGCGTGGCGGCTCTACCGGCGCCTCGGCTTCAGAGATGTGCTGCGCCACTTCCGGTTCGCCGGGGACAACCGGCCCTTCGCGGTGCTGGGTCGCGGGCTTCCGCTGTGA
- a CDS encoding SAV_6107 family HEPN domain-containing protein translates to MTNPVTGPTSGNSRRPGDVRHPASRRGSALLDRADALLAQSVGAGAPADRFHSAYLAALRGAGAVLAAAEGPAAGSRRTRTRNAWVLMAAAAPEFANWADYFAGHSPTRAAIEAGMTRTLTDLEADEFFVEVGRFLQAVEDHIGRGPGLDLRAS, encoded by the coding sequence ATGACGAATCCGGTCACGGGACCGACCTCTGGGAACTCGCGCCGCCCGGGCGATGTACGCCACCCGGCCTCCCGGCGCGGTTCGGCGCTCCTCGATCGCGCCGACGCCCTGCTGGCCCAGTCGGTGGGGGCCGGCGCGCCGGCGGACCGATTCCACAGTGCGTACCTGGCCGCGCTCCGGGGTGCGGGCGCGGTGCTGGCCGCGGCGGAGGGTCCGGCGGCGGGGAGCAGGCGGACACGAACGCGGAACGCGTGGGTTCTCATGGCCGCCGCGGCGCCGGAGTTCGCGAACTGGGCCGACTATTTCGCGGGTCACTCGCCCACGCGGGCCGCGATCGAGGCGGGTATGACGCGGACTCTCACCGATCTCGAGGCCGACGAGTTCTTCGTGGAGGTCGGGCGTTTCCTGCAGGCCGTCGAAGATCACATCGGACGTGGTCCAGGTCTCGATTTGCGGGCGTCGTAG
- a CDS encoding DUF3040 domain-containing protein: protein MPLSEHEQRMLDQIESALYAEDPKFASTVRGGRMRAASSRRRLQAVALFVLGLVLLIAGVALPIKPGGFPVISLIGFIVMFGAGVLLLWGGGKSKSGQSSRGGSTAQGETGRADRGKPRSGRKSGGFSSRMEDRFKKRFEQE from the coding sequence GTGCCACTCTCCGAGCACGAGCAGCGCATGCTCGACCAGATCGAGAGCGCTCTCTACGCCGAGGATCCCAAATTCGCCTCCACTGTGCGAGGCGGTCGCATGCGTGCGGCATCGAGTCGTCGTCGATTGCAGGCGGTGGCCCTGTTCGTTCTGGGGCTGGTCCTGCTCATCGCCGGCGTCGCCCTTCCGATCAAGCCGGGCGGGTTTCCCGTCATCAGCCTGATCGGTTTCATCGTCATGTTCGGTGCCGGAGTCCTCCTCCTGTGGGGTGGAGGAAAGAGCAAGTCCGGCCAGTCCTCGCGTGGTGGCTCGACCGCGCAAGGCGAGACCGGTCGTGCCGATCGCGGTAAGCCCCGAAGCGGGCGCAAGAGTGGCGGATTCTCGTCGCGAATGGAAGACCGCTTCAAGAAGAGGTTCGAGCAGGAGTAG
- the mraZ gene encoding division/cell wall cluster transcriptional repressor MraZ has translation MFLGTYTPKLDDKGRLTLPAKFRDALAGGLMVTKGQDHSLAVYPREEFTALARKAAAASRSDPEARAFVRGLAAGTDEQHADAQGRITLSADHRRYAGLSKDCVVIGSVDFLEIWDAQAWQAYVEANEENYSQATGVALGEIV, from the coding sequence GTGTTTCTCGGTACCTACACGCCGAAGCTCGACGACAAGGGGCGGCTCACGTTGCCCGCAAAGTTCCGGGATGCGCTGGCGGGAGGGTTGATGGTCACCAAGGGTCAGGATCACAGTCTCGCGGTGTATCCCCGAGAAGAGTTCACAGCTCTTGCACGCAAGGCCGCGGCCGCGTCGAGAAGCGATCCGGAGGCGCGAGCCTTCGTTCGTGGATTGGCAGCGGGTACCGACGAGCAGCACGCAGATGCCCAGGGGCGCATCACCCTCTCGGCAGATCACCGTCGTTATGCGGGTCTCTCCAAGGACTGCGTAGTGATCGGTTCGGTCGATTTCCTCGAAATCTGGGATGCGCAAGCCTGGCAGGCCTACGTCGAGGCGAACGAGGAGAACTACTCGCAGGCAACAGGAGTCGCGCTCGGCGAGATCGTCTGA
- the rsmH gene encoding 16S rRNA (cytosine(1402)-N(4))-methyltransferase RsmH → MVDHEGEDSSPADGFGHIPVLLHRADELLGPALTVNDPQGGGAVMIDATLGLGGHSEHFLRTYPQLRLIALDRDPHALEIAGGRLAPFADRITFVHTRYDGIEDALTQSGLPAAESVHGILFDLGVSSMQLDESDRGFAYSIDAPLDMRMDPTTGITAAEVLNTYGHGDLARILSTYGEERFAGKIASEIVRQRAKEPFTTSAALVELLYRTIPAATRRTGGHPAKRTFQALRVEVNGELDSLRAAVPAALDALTVGGRVVFMSYQSLEDRVVKQEITPRSKSKSPEGLPVELPGMGPEFRILTRGAERASEQEVEENPRSAPVRLRAAERIARRSAA, encoded by the coding sequence ATGGTGGATCACGAGGGGGAAGATTCCTCGCCCGCCGATGGTTTCGGTCACATTCCGGTATTGCTTCACCGCGCAGACGAACTCCTGGGCCCCGCCCTCACCGTCAACGACCCGCAAGGCGGGGGAGCGGTCATGATCGACGCGACCCTCGGCCTCGGCGGACACTCCGAGCACTTCCTGCGGACCTACCCTCAGCTGAGGCTCATCGCGCTCGACCGCGATCCGCACGCGCTGGAGATCGCCGGCGGCCGGCTCGCTCCGTTCGCCGACCGCATCACCTTCGTGCACACCCGCTACGACGGCATCGAGGATGCGCTCACCCAGTCCGGCCTCCCTGCCGCGGAATCGGTGCACGGGATCCTCTTCGACCTCGGCGTCTCGTCGATGCAGCTGGACGAATCCGATCGCGGGTTCGCGTACTCGATCGACGCACCCCTCGACATGCGGATGGACCCGACAACCGGCATCACTGCGGCGGAAGTGCTCAACACCTACGGTCACGGCGATCTCGCCCGGATTCTCAGCACCTACGGCGAGGAACGCTTCGCAGGCAAGATCGCGTCGGAGATCGTCCGTCAGCGCGCGAAGGAGCCGTTCACCACCAGCGCTGCGCTGGTCGAACTGCTGTACCGCACCATACCTGCGGCGACCCGCCGCACCGGGGGACATCCCGCGAAGCGGACGTTCCAAGCCCTTCGAGTGGAGGTCAACGGCGAGCTCGATTCACTGCGCGCCGCGGTACCGGCTGCACTCGACGCGTTGACCGTCGGGGGACGCGTCGTGTTCATGTCGTACCAATCTCTGGAAGACCGGGTCGTCAAGCAGGAAATCACTCCCAGGTCCAAGTCGAAGAGCCCGGAGGGGCTTCCTGTCGAACTACCGGGGATGGGACCGGAGTTCCGGATCCTCACACGAGGGGCGGAGCGGGCGTCAGAGCAGGAAGTCGAAGAGAACCCACGATCAGCCCCGGTGCGTTTGCGCGCTGCAGAAAGAATTGCCAGGAGGTCCGCGGCATGA
- a CDS encoding penicillin-binding protein 2: MSRNAPRSRPRRPTGAGTASFPFRQLWGRGLMFLALGLAALQLLWIQVIDAPQLSAEAANQRTTTEVDPALRGSITDRNANPIAFTMEAKALTFQPARVRKELEEAKAKSDTAPDVDTRLDAIAKEIHDKLGDAAPEKDLKEKLHGEDTFVYLARSVDPAVAAQISDAFPEVGLERQDIREYPGGSLAANLVGATGWDGHGLLGLEDSLDSTLAGTDGSQTYDRGSDGAVIPGSWRDKQPAVDGSSVELTIDSDLQYYVQQQVQMAKDKSGAKDASAVVLDSHTGEVLAMSNDSTFNPAIGVGNNPRTVEMGNLPVSTPFEPGSVNKIVTASAAIEYGLTTPDEVLQVPGSIQMSGVSVKDAWDHGVAPYTSTGVFGKSSNVGTLMLAQRVGEDRYADMLSRFGLGQRTDVGLPGESAGSVPSRDQWSGGTFANLPIGQGLSMTLLQMTGMYQAIANDGVRIPPRIVKATVDASGNRTETEKPEEVTVVSPQTASTVRDMFRSVTQNDTGNQRGTGVQAAVEGYQISGKTGTAQQVDPACKCYSNSNYWITFAGIAPADNPRYVVGIMLNAPTRSADGSGGQSAAPLFHNIASWMLQRDSVPMSPDPGRRLVLQAD, encoded by the coding sequence GTGAGCCGAAACGCACCGAGAAGTCGTCCCCGGCGCCCCACGGGTGCCGGGACCGCGTCCTTTCCGTTCAGGCAACTGTGGGGACGCGGACTGATGTTCTTGGCGCTCGGCCTCGCCGCGCTGCAACTCTTGTGGATTCAGGTCATCGACGCCCCGCAACTGTCGGCGGAAGCGGCGAATCAGCGCACCACCACCGAGGTGGACCCGGCGCTCCGTGGGTCGATCACCGACCGCAACGCCAATCCCATCGCCTTCACGATGGAAGCGAAGGCGCTGACGTTCCAACCCGCACGTGTGCGAAAGGAACTCGAGGAGGCGAAGGCGAAGAGCGACACCGCCCCCGACGTCGACACCCGCCTGGACGCGATCGCGAAGGAGATCCACGACAAGCTCGGTGACGCCGCACCGGAGAAGGATCTGAAGGAGAAGCTGCACGGCGAGGACACTTTCGTCTATCTCGCCCGCAGCGTGGACCCCGCGGTCGCGGCGCAGATCAGTGACGCGTTTCCGGAAGTCGGCCTCGAGCGGCAGGACATCCGCGAGTACCCGGGCGGCTCGCTCGCCGCGAACCTCGTCGGCGCCACCGGCTGGGACGGGCACGGGCTGCTCGGCCTCGAGGACTCGCTCGACTCCACGCTCGCCGGCACCGACGGCTCGCAGACCTACGACCGAGGGTCCGACGGTGCGGTGATCCCGGGTAGCTGGCGCGACAAGCAACCGGCAGTGGACGGGTCGAGCGTCGAGCTCACCATCGATTCCGACCTGCAGTACTACGTGCAGCAGCAGGTGCAGATGGCCAAGGACAAGTCCGGCGCGAAGGACGCGTCGGCGGTGGTGCTCGACTCGCATACCGGTGAGGTGCTCGCGATGTCGAACGACAGCACGTTCAATCCGGCGATCGGGGTGGGCAACAATCCCCGCACGGTCGAGATGGGCAACCTGCCGGTCAGCACGCCGTTCGAACCGGGTTCCGTCAACAAGATCGTCACCGCGTCGGCCGCGATCGAGTACGGGCTGACCACACCCGACGAGGTGCTCCAGGTTCCCGGCAGCATTCAGATGTCGGGGGTGTCGGTGAAGGACGCCTGGGACCATGGAGTCGCCCCGTACACCTCCACCGGTGTGTTCGGAAAGTCCTCGAACGTGGGCACCCTGATGCTCGCGCAGCGCGTCGGCGAGGACCGATACGCCGACATGCTGTCCAGATTCGGTCTGGGCCAGCGGACCGACGTCGGGTTGCCGGGTGAGAGCGCGGGCAGCGTGCCGAGCCGCGACCAGTGGTCCGGGGGCACGTTCGCGAACCTGCCGATCGGGCAGGGCCTGTCGATGACGTTGCTGCAGATGACCGGGATGTACCAGGCGATCGCCAACGACGGGGTCCGAATTCCGCCGCGGATCGTGAAGGCGACCGTCGACGCGTCGGGGAACCGGACGGAGACCGAGAAGCCCGAGGAGGTGACGGTCGTCAGTCCCCAGACCGCCTCCACCGTGCGGGACATGTTCCGGTCCGTCACCCAGAACGACACCGGCAACCAGCGGGGCACCGGGGTGCAGGCCGCAGTCGAGGGGTACCAGATCAGCGGCAAGACGGGAACCGCCCAGCAGGTCGACCCCGCCTGCAAGTGCTACTCGAACTCGAACTACTGGATCACGTTCGCCGGGATCGCCCCGGCCGACAATCCGCGGTACGTCGTAGGGATCATGCTCAACGCACCCACACGCAGCGCGGACGGCTCCGGTGGTCAGTCCGCGGCCCCGCTGTTCCACAACATCGCGTCCTGGATGTTGCAGCGCGACAGCGTGCCGATGTCTCCGGACCCCGGACGCAGGCTGGTGCTGCAGGCCGATTGA